The Neobacillus sp. OS1-2 genome includes a window with the following:
- a CDS encoding TetR/AcrR family transcriptional regulator, translated as MVNNETTPPARTERRDAAKNRQLILDTAQLLFEQHGVEQVSMNQIATEAQIGPGTLYRRYRNKGEVCLDLIKDSIDQFFEEMETYLEENKTVPADLKMKEIIRFFIRFRERKAQLLRGVEETKSTNPLKSRSQSPLYVEIHQILVQLFDEMAANGETTHSHSVFKADMVLTALSSDSYFFQKDVRGYSPEDMLELLCSTFITN; from the coding sequence ATGGTAAATAACGAGACTACTCCCCCTGCTCGGACTGAACGACGTGATGCCGCAAAGAATCGTCAGCTTATATTAGATACAGCACAACTACTATTTGAACAACATGGTGTAGAACAGGTAAGTATGAATCAGATTGCCACAGAAGCACAAATTGGTCCGGGGACTCTTTATCGCCGGTATAGAAACAAAGGTGAGGTGTGCCTGGATTTAATTAAAGACAGTATTGATCAATTTTTCGAGGAAATGGAAACCTATTTGGAAGAAAACAAAACCGTTCCGGCTGACCTAAAAATGAAAGAGATTATCCGCTTTTTTATTCGGTTCAGAGAAAGAAAAGCACAACTGCTCAGAGGAGTCGAGGAAACAAAGTCAACGAACCCACTTAAGTCCCGTAGCCAAAGTCCTCTATATGTCGAAATACACCAAATACTGGTTCAACTATTTGACGAAATGGCAGCAAACGGGGAAACCACTCATTCACATAGTGTCTTTAAGGCTGATATGGTGCTGACCGCTTTAAGCAGCGATTCCTACTTTTTCCAAAAAGATGTGCGGGGTTATTCACCTGAAGACATGTTGGAACTACTCTGTTCGACTTTTATTACGAATTAA
- a CDS encoding choice-of-anchor L domain-containing protein has product MKSKKKLNKAFTWVLLVTMIFSSISTHLFLFPKESLAAGGLQVTTGHTKEELVQNIVGTGIAVSDIKLTGNPQAFGMFSGDSSIVGFENGIVLSTGKAQDIAGPNISNRKSTEWNTPGDSSLSTLVGNIATKDAAILEFNFIPKGDHISFQYVFSSEEYNEYANSEYNDVFAFFVNGKNAALIPNSTTPVSINTVNGGKPYGVKANNPEYFRNNEIGTVKEAEKINTEMDGLTVVMSVSVQVTPGVKNSIKLAIADGYDSSYDSNVLIKAGSLNDREVQPGQVSLDSRKDYDVTVKRTGGSDGMAAVDWKAKDQNGTVVKYGTITFGDGETEKVITVPGTTKTVELSNPKGGATIEPGSTSKPIDQIPNVPGAPTNVTVVAGNGQATVSFTAPANGGSDITGYTVTAHPGGATSTGTSSPVTVPGLTNGTSYTFTVTATNAIGTSEASAPSAPIIPEDIIGAANKAIEQANDAENYFKHVGGEETEEVFIAVAELLTELEAALGVTPQDLPSIKEATQKLVDAVHTLNEASKIKELNNAIEAAEDAKSKAEAAKDRFNHAGGEEIEAEYKAVENTLAELEAALEANPQDLQTIKEATQKLLDTVNALNEASRVKELHNAIAAAEEAKKQAEAAKARYKNAGGGETDEEYKAVEKSLTELESALAADPQDSEAINEATKKVYGAVKALNKSSKAKELVNAIAAAEKAKKSAKISKERFSKAGGKDTDDEYMAVETALIELEVALTANPSHTKAIKDATKKVSEAVKVLNDASKAKELSNAIVAAEEAKKQAETAENRYKKAGGEETAIEYKAVEKGVTDLNAALAENPKDTKKIKEATKALTEVVKVLNESSKAKELSNAIAAAEEAKKLAETAESRYTKAGGEETATDYKAVEKAKAELEAALAENPQDTKKIKEATKALKEAAKVLNDSSKAKELSNAIAAAEEAKKQAEAAKDRYTKADGEETAVEYKAVEKGVADLNMALAEDLQDTKKIKEATKALKEAAKVLNDSSKAKELSNAIAAAEEAKKQAEAAKDRYTKADGEETAVEYKAVEKGVADLNMALAENPQDTKKIKEATKALKEAAKVLNDSSKAKELSNAIAAAEEAKKQAETAENRYKNAGGEETATDYKAVEKAMAELEAALAENPQDTKKIKEATKALKEAVKVLNESSKAKELSNAIAAAEEAKKQAETAENRYKNAGGEETATDYKAVEKAKAELEAALAENPQDTKKIKEATKVLTEAVKALNKSSKAKELSNAIAAAEEAKKQAEAAEDRYTKADGEETATDYKAVEKGVADLNAALAENPQDTKKIKDATKTLTEAVKALNESSKAKELSNAIAAAEEAKKQAETAEDRYTNAGGEETATDYKAVEKAKAELEAALAENPQETKRIKDATKTLTEAVKALNESSKAKELSNAIAAAEEAKKQAETAEDRYTKAGGEETATDYKAVEKGVADLNAALAENPQDTKKIKDATKTLTEAVKGLNESSKAKELSNAIAAAEEAKKQAETAEDRYTKAGGEETATDYKAVEKAKAELEAALAENPQDTKKIKEATKTLNEAVKALNEASKAKELSNAIAVAEEAKKQAKAAEDRYTKAGGEETTNEYKAVEKGVTDLNAALAENPLDTKKIKEATKTLAEAVKVLNESSKAKELSNAIAAAEEAKKQAETAKDRYTKANGEETATEYKAVEKDVTDLNAALAENPQDTKKIKEATKAVTETVDALNEASKAKELTNAMTAAEEVKKQGETVEDRYIHSGGKESSDVYKAVEKAAGELEKALTDNQPTIDTIHEATAALVSAITELHKEWNTMYKEQIKKEIEEAKNIQSARDILMEIAGSQLDEMGKKELYSLLANKVLDPNSPIISEKADDAEMIKQAIGNSGKSDSEKQDAYIRLAEKAIEELSKRDQPKEDEEFQVEENKEIVQLIAQVTDLLEKERLKKLHKLYVDTLSLTKDNAFTFNEHDSWESITSQFLLLPKGEYGTSITWKSNNPNVVSIDDHTAIVHRQEKDKTMILTANVSSGNKSLEKTFLLVVKSNIVGTKVFEKVKRNVNVEIGLAENTPQAIQRINLLDSTTGSISNKIDKLIVDDAIIPASTTEGVKLYLPDDQADIADELAIEMPLHIISRMAGDLEVKTDQGNLYLAATTLQKLQHNGIDLFFRIVPIRQQKEKENVIDRTKVNDLVQNAVKEVDGKGVNVLGTPREIETNYSGYETEVTIPLDDVLYEGINLDMLRVFIEHTDGEKEVVNGEIVYENGKPIGIKFLVSKFSTFTIFEIDTQADQQPADGNNPGTETPSEGGKNPGTVTPSNGAKTPETEKPSGNEPVSDNKVVAATNSQKNKAEGTLPNTSTSMYNLLLVGLLLISVGAGLLLFNRRSRKVRLMK; this is encoded by the coding sequence TTGAAGAGTAAAAAGAAACTGAATAAGGCCTTTACTTGGGTACTACTCGTTACAATGATTTTTAGTTCCATTAGCACTCATCTCTTCCTTTTTCCAAAGGAAAGTTTAGCCGCTGGGGGCTTACAGGTCACAACGGGCCATACGAAAGAAGAATTAGTTCAAAACATCGTTGGAACGGGGATAGCGGTCAGTGATATCAAGCTAACGGGGAACCCGCAGGCATTTGGTATGTTTAGCGGGGATAGTAGTATTGTTGGTTTTGAGAATGGGATTGTGTTGAGTACGGGGAAGGCTCAAGATATTGCGGGCCCAAACATATCTAATAGAAAATCAACAGAGTGGAATACACCAGGTGATTCAAGTTTATCTACATTAGTAGGAAATATTGCTACGAAGGATGCCGCTATTTTAGAGTTTAATTTTATTCCTAAAGGAGATCATATTTCATTTCAATATGTTTTTTCTTCTGAGGAATACAACGAATACGCAAATAGTGAATATAATGATGTCTTTGCTTTTTTTGTCAATGGAAAAAATGCCGCACTGATCCCCAATTCGACTACACCAGTATCAATCAATACGGTGAATGGTGGGAAACCTTATGGGGTTAAGGCTAATAACCCAGAGTACTTTCGCAATAATGAAATCGGTACTGTAAAGGAAGCAGAAAAGATAAATACTGAAATGGATGGTTTGACCGTAGTTATGTCTGTTTCGGTTCAAGTAACTCCAGGTGTGAAGAATAGTATAAAACTAGCCATTGCTGATGGCTATGATAGTAGTTACGATTCCAACGTATTGATTAAAGCAGGTAGCTTAAACGACCGGGAGGTTCAACCGGGACAAGTTTCCTTGGACTCACGGAAAGATTATGATGTGACTGTCAAACGTACTGGTGGTAGTGATGGTATGGCGGCAGTAGATTGGAAAGCAAAGGATCAGAACGGAACGGTTGTGAAATACGGTACAATTACATTTGGTGATGGTGAAACGGAAAAAGTAATCACGGTTCCAGGGACGACAAAAACTGTTGAGTTAAGTAATCCTAAGGGTGGGGCTACAATTGAACCGGGCAGTACCTCCAAGCCAATAGATCAGATTCCTAATGTTCCGGGAGCACCGACAAATGTAACGGTAGTTGCAGGGAATGGTCAAGCAACCGTAAGTTTCACAGCTCCTGCCAATGGCGGAAGCGATATTACTGGTTATACGGTTACAGCCCATCCTGGGGGAGCCACATCTACCGGTACAAGCAGTCCGGTAACAGTTCCAGGACTGACAAATGGGACTTCTTATACGTTTACCGTTACGGCAACAAATGCAATCGGTACGTCGGAAGCATCGGCACCTTCAGCGCCAATCATCCCAGAGGATATCATTGGGGCAGCTAATAAAGCTATAGAACAAGCGAATGATGCTGAAAATTACTTTAAACATGTTGGCGGGGAAGAAACGGAAGAGGTATTCATAGCTGTAGCAGAGCTTTTAACTGAATTGGAAGCGGCTTTAGGTGTTACCCCGCAGGATCTTCCATCAATTAAAGAAGCCACACAAAAATTAGTGGATGCAGTTCATACACTAAATGAGGCAAGTAAAATAAAAGAATTAAACAATGCAATTGAAGCTGCAGAAGATGCAAAGAGCAAGGCGGAAGCAGCGAAAGATCGATTTAACCATGCTGGTGGGGAAGAAATAGAAGCAGAGTATAAAGCCGTAGAAAATACATTGGCAGAATTAGAAGCAGCTTTGGAGGCAAATCCACAGGATCTTCAAACAATCAAAGAAGCTACACAAAAATTACTAGATACAGTTAATGCCTTAAATGAGGCAAGTAGAGTAAAAGAATTGCACAATGCCATTGCAGCTGCGGAAGAAGCGAAAAAGCAGGCAGAGGCAGCGAAAGCCCGCTATAAAAATGCAGGCGGTGGGGAAACAGATGAGGAATATAAAGCGGTAGAAAAATCGCTAACTGAATTAGAATCTGCCCTAGCAGCCGATCCTCAAGATAGTGAAGCAATCAATGAAGCAACGAAAAAGGTATATGGAGCTGTAAAAGCATTAAACAAATCAAGTAAAGCGAAAGAGTTAGTTAATGCCATTGCGGCAGCGGAAAAGGCTAAGAAGAGTGCAAAAATATCAAAAGAACGTTTTTCAAAAGCCGGCGGTAAAGATACCGATGATGAGTATATGGCCGTTGAAACAGCCTTAATAGAATTAGAAGTGGCATTAACAGCCAATCCATCACATACAAAGGCAATTAAAGATGCAACGAAAAAAGTAAGTGAGGCCGTTAAGGTATTAAATGATGCCAGCAAAGCGAAAGAATTAAGCAATGCGATTGTTGCGGCGGAAGAAGCAAAAAAGCAAGCAGAAACAGCGGAAAATCGTTATAAAAAAGCTGGTGGCGAGGAAACGGCAATAGAATATAAAGCGGTAGAAAAGGGCGTAACGGACCTAAATGCAGCCCTGGCCGAAAATCCGAAGGATACAAAAAAAATCAAAGAAGCGACAAAAGCGTTAACAGAAGTAGTCAAAGTATTGAATGAATCTAGCAAAGCGAAAGAATTAAGCAATGCAATTGCGGCTGCAGAAGAAGCGAAAAAGCTAGCAGAAACAGCGGAAAGTCGTTACACCAAAGCTGGTGGCGAAGAAACTGCGACGGACTATAAAGCGGTAGAAAAGGCAAAGGCAGAACTAGAAGCAGCTCTTGCAGAAAACCCGCAGGATACGAAAAAAATCAAAGAAGCGACAAAAGCGTTAAAAGAAGCAGCTAAAGTACTGAATGATTCTAGCAAAGCGAAAGAATTAAGCAATGCGATTGCAGCGGCGGAAGAAGCGAAGAAGCAAGCAGAAGCAGCGAAAGATCGTTACACCAAAGCTGATGGTGAAGAAACTGCCGTGGAATATAAAGCGGTAGAAAAGGGCGTAGCGGACCTGAATATGGCCCTGGCAGAAGACCTGCAGGATACGAAAAAAATCAAAGAAGCGACAAAAGCGTTAAAAGAAGCAGCTAAAGTACTGAATGATTCTAGCAAAGCGAAAGAATTAAGCAATGCGATTGCAGCGGCGGAAGAAGCGAAGAAGCAAGCAGAAGCAGCGAAAGATCGTTACACCAAAGCTGATGGTGAAGAAACTGCCGTGGAATATAAAGCGGTAGAAAAGGGCGTAGCGGACCTGAATATGGCCCTTGCAGAAAACCCGCAGGATACGAAAAAAATCAAAGAAGCGACAAAAGCGTTAAAAGAGGCAGCTAAAGTACTGAATGATTCTAGCAAAGCGAAAGAATTAAGCAATGCGATTGCGGCTGCAGAAGAAGCGAAGAAGCAAGCAGAAACAGCCGAAAACCGTTATAAAAATGCAGGTGGTGAGGAAACTGCGACCGACTATAAAGCGGTAGAAAAGGCAATGGCAGAACTAGAAGCAGCTCTTGCAGAAAACCCGCAGGATACGAAAAAAATCAAAGAAGCGACAAAAGCGTTAAAAGAAGCAGTCAAAGTACTGAATGAATCTAGCAAAGCGAAAGAATTAAGCAATGCGATTGCAGCGGCGGAGGAAGCGAAGAAGCAAGCAGAAACAGCCGAAAACCGTTATAAAAATGCAGGTGGCGAGGAAACTGCGACCGACTATAAAGCGGTAGAAAAGGCGAAGGCAGAACTAGAAGCAGCTCTTGCAGAAAATCCGCAGGATACGAAAAAAATCAAAGAAGCAACAAAAGTGTTAACAGAAGCAGTCAAAGCATTGAATAAGTCTAGCAAGGCTAAAGAATTAAGCAATGCAATTGCGGCTGCAGAAGAAGCGAAGAAACAAGCAGAAGCAGCAGAAGATCGTTACACCAAAGCTGATGGCGAGGAAACAGCGACGGATTATAAAGCGGTAGAAAAGGGCGTAGCGGACCTAAATGCAGCCCTGGCAGAAAACCCGCAGGATACAAAAAAAATCAAAGATGCCACAAAAACGTTAACAGAAGCAGTCAAAGCATTGAACGAATCTAGCAAAGCGAAAGAATTAAGCAATGCGATCGCGGCTGCAGAAGAAGCGAAGAAACAAGCTGAAACAGCGGAGGACCGTTACACCAATGCTGGTGGCGAAGAAACAGCGACGGATTATAAAGCGGTAGAAAAGGCAAAGGCAGAACTAGAAGCAGCTCTTGCAGAAAACCCGCAGGAAACGAAAAGAATCAAGGACGCTACAAAAACGTTAACAGAAGCAGTCAAAGCATTGAACGAATCTAGCAAAGCGAAAGAATTAAGCAATGCGATCGCAGCGGCAGAAGAAGCGAAGAAACAAGCTGAAACAGCGGAAGATCGTTACACTAAAGCTGGTGGCGAGGAAACAGCGACTGACTATAAAGCGGTAGAAAAGGGCGTAGCGGACCTAAATGCAGCCCTGGCAGAAAACCCGCAGGATACAAAAAAAATCAAAGATGCCACAAAAACGTTAACAGAAGCAGTCAAAGGATTGAACGAATCTAGCAAAGCGAAAGAATTAAGCAATGCGATTGCGGCTGCAGAAGAAGCGAAGAAACAAGCTGAAACAGCGGAAGATCGTTACACCAAAGCTGGTGGCGAAGAAACTGCGACTGATTATAAAGCAGTAGAAAAGGCAAAAGCAGAACTAGAAGCAGCTCTTGCAGAAAACCCGCAGGATACAAAAAAAATCAAAGAAGCCACAAAAACGTTAAATGAAGCTGTTAAGGCATTAAATGAAGCAAGCAAAGCGAAAGAATTAAGCAATGCGATTGCAGTGGCGGAAGAAGCGAAGAAACAAGCAAAAGCAGCCGAAGACCGTTACACCAAAGCTGGTGGCGAAGAAACTACCAATGAATATAAAGCGGTAGAAAAGGGCGTAACGGATCTAAATGCAGCTCTTGCAGAAAACCCGCTGGATACGAAAAAAATCAAAGAAGCGACAAAAACGTTAGCAGAAGCAGTCAAAGTATTGAATGAATCTAGCAAAGCGAAAGAATTAAGCAATGCGATTGCAGCTGCAGAAGAAGCGAAGAAACAGGCTGAAACAGCGAAAGATCGTTACACCAAAGCTAATGGCGAGGAAACGGCGACTGAATATAAAGCGGTAGAAAAGGACGTAACGGATCTAAATGCAGCTCTTGCAGAAAACCCGCAGGATACGAAAAAAATCAAAGAAGCCACAAAAGCGGTAACAGAAACAGTCGATGCATTAAACGAAGCCAGCAAGGCGAAAGAATTAACCAATGCCATGACAGCGGCAGAAGAGGTGAAGAAGCAAGGGGAAACGGTGGAAGATCGCTACATCCATTCAGGTGGCAAGGAGTCTTCTGACGTATATAAAGCAGTCGAAAAAGCGGCAGGTGAGTTGGAAAAGGCCCTTACAGACAATCAACCAACTATCGATACCATCCACGAAGCAACTGCGGCCTTAGTGAGTGCAATAACAGAGCTTCATAAAGAATGGAATACCATGTATAAAGAACAAATCAAAAAAGAAATAGAAGAGGCCAAAAATATCCAATCTGCTAGAGATATCCTAATGGAGATTGCAGGTAGTCAATTGGATGAGATGGGTAAGAAAGAGCTGTATAGTCTCTTAGCAAATAAAGTTCTCGACCCAAATAGCCCGATCATTTCTGAAAAAGCCGATGATGCTGAAATGATCAAGCAGGCCATTGGTAACTCTGGAAAGTCAGATTCAGAGAAACAGGATGCCTATATACGTCTAGCAGAAAAGGCAATCGAAGAATTATCCAAACGAGATCAACCAAAAGAGGATGAGGAATTCCAAGTAGAAGAAAACAAAGAAATTGTTCAACTAATCGCTCAGGTTACTGATCTCCTTGAAAAGGAAAGACTTAAAAAGCTCCATAAATTGTACGTGGACACGCTCTCATTAACAAAAGACAATGCCTTTACATTTAATGAGCACGATTCTTGGGAAAGTATTACTTCTCAATTCCTTTTACTGCCAAAGGGGGAATATGGAACATCCATCACATGGAAGTCTAATAATCCAAACGTTGTTTCAATCGATGATCATACCGCCATTGTCCACCGTCAAGAAAAGGATAAGACAATGATTTTAACAGCAAATGTTAGTAGCGGGAACAAGAGCCTGGAAAAAACATTTCTATTGGTTGTCAAAAGTAACATTGTAGGAACCAAAGTATTTGAAAAAGTAAAAAGAAATGTAAATGTAGAAATTGGATTGGCAGAAAATACACCACAAGCCATTCAACGAATTAATTTACTTGATTCAACAACAGGTTCCATTAGTAATAAAATTGATAAATTAATCGTTGACGATGCCATTATACCGGCGTCCACAACAGAAGGAGTTAAGCTCTACCTGCCAGATGATCAAGCGGATATCGCAGATGAGCTTGCCATTGAAATGCCATTACACATCATTTCGAGAATGGCGGGAGATTTAGAAGTAAAAACGGATCAAGGGAATCTATACTTAGCAGCTACTACCTTACAGAAGCTGCAACACAATGGAATAGATTTATTTTTCCGTATTGTGCCGATTAGACAACAGAAAGAAAAAGAGAATGTAATAGATCGCACAAAAGTGAATGACTTGGTTCAAAATGCAGTGAAAGAAGTAGATGGTAAAGGTGTCAACGTTCTAGGAACACCTAGGGAAATCGAAACAAATTATAGTGGCTATGAAACAGAGGTAACGATACCGCTTGATGATGTTTTATATGAGGGCATCAACCTCGATATGCTTCGTGTGTTTATTGAACATACAGATGGAGAAAAAGAGGTTGTCAATGGAGAAATTGTTTATGAAAATGGAAAGCCGATCGGAATTAAATTCCTAGTAAGCAAGTTTAGTACATTTACAATCTTTGAGATTGATACTCAAGCAGACCAACAACCAGCGGATGGGAACAATCCGGGGACAGAAACTCCATCCGAAGGTGGAAAGAATCCGGGTACAGTAACACCTTCGAATGGTGCCAAAACACCTGAAACTGAAAAGCCATCTGGTAATGAACCAGTTTCAGACAATAAAGTGGTTGCTGCAACGAACAGTCAAAAGAACAAAGCAGAAGGTACATTACCAAATACTTCAACCTCTATGTATAACCTATTATTAGTGGGATTATTATTAATAAGTGTAGGGGCAGGTCTATTACTGTTTAATAGAAGGTCGAGGAAAGTAAGACTAATGAAATAG